The Astyanax mexicanus isolate ESR-SI-001 chromosome 8, AstMex3_surface, whole genome shotgun sequence sequence AGATTAGCACTCCTAAATAAAAAGAGTCACAGAGCATAAAGGGTTAAAGTTGCTCcgatttgttttatatttttaccaatTGTTAATCTTTGCTTTGCATATACTTTTAGTAGATTAGTAGTTCTTGTAGTGTAATAAAGGTCATTTAGCATAAAGGGTTAAAGTTGCACAaatttgtttttagtgtttttctgatttttttgtatagCTTTGCTTCACATGTAGTTATAGAATAATAATTCTTATAGTGTAATAAAAGTCACAAAGTAACATAAAGGGTTAAAGTTTTAATAGTGTTGTTTtaacagagattttttttacaattgtatATTTTTGCTTTACATGTAGTTATAGAGTATTCATTCTTAAAATTGAAAAATGTTGCCTGAGTGTCGTTATAGATTGGTAATCATTAAAGCATCATTAAAGTCACGGAGCATAAAGAGTTGCACAatgttttaacagtgtttttcagatttttttccctAATCCTAAATGAATTTTCCAGATTTTTTCCCCCCTTTGTAAAACATTTGCTTCACATGTAGTTATAGATTAAtaatttttagggtgtaataaaaGTCATGGAGAATAATGAGTCAAGGTTGCACCAACTTGTCTTATTTTAGAGTATGaatatttaaaaactaaataagcAAACGTGCCCTTGGCTAATTTTAGGGGTTTTGGGGAGACGTACAAATTTAAATTCAGTCTTTGGCCCAATCATTGCCCATCCCTCCAAGGTCAGACCCAGACCCAGACCCAGATCTCCACACCTTGCGTGAGAGGCTGGTGGGTAACATTTGAAGTGTCCTTCACCACAGAGGAGGGGTAACTaaaccacactccacacactcgtTCTGGCCTGAGATCTGATACCCTGAGGTGGTGGTTTTCCATCTGGGAGGGGGTAACTGCAGGATGTGATTGCAGATTCTTGGTATGCTCTGACTGACCACAGTTTTGTCTCTGTACAGATGTTTCTTGGTATAGAACACTCACTGAAtcgtgtggaaaaaaaaaagcccacaCTGCATGAAAATGTGAGGACGGACGATCTGTCATGACTCATGAGTCTCGTTTGTCTTTGGAAGGTGACGGCTCCAGCGCATTTCAGCAGCGGCAACCAGACGAATCGCCATGGGTCCGAGCTGCTGGAGCCTGTGGGTGCTGATCTTCACCTGGACGTGGTGTCACAGCACGGGCTTGAGCAGGAGACGGAGGGCTACCGAGGATGCTGAGGGTGACGGGTCTCCCAAGAAGTGCTCCTACACCTTCCTGGTTCCTGAGCAGAAGATTACAGGACCTATTTGCGCAAGTCGTGGACCTGCACTTCCAGACAAGGACAGGGTCACTCGGTTGGACGTAGCGGACGTTCGGGATCTGCTCTCGAAGCAGAGGCGTGAGATGGACACCCTGCGGATGGTGGTGGACGTGGATGGCAACATGGTGAGCGAGATGAAGCTCCTGCGGAAGGAGTCGCGCAACATGAACTCGAGGGTCACGCAACTTTACATGCAGCTGCTGCACGAGATCATACGCAAGCGAGACAACTCGCTGGAGCTTGCGCAGCTGGAGGGTCGCATCCTCAACGCAACAGCAGAGTCCCTGCGGCTCGCAGCTCGATATCGGGAGCTGGAGGTGCGTTTCTCCGCACTCGCTGCCGTGGTCAACAACCAGTCGGTCCTGATTGGTGCTCTGGAAGAAAGGTGTCTGCAGGTGTACGGCAACCGCAGACAGGAACCCATCGCCCCACCTTTAGTCCAGGTCGTTCCTGAGAACATCCCAGTGCACGTTCCTCGCTTTTTCAACGAGATCCAGAGGGTTCCCAGCAGGTCTTTACCCAGGGAGAGGGGCTCCAGAGCAGGACCAGAACCCACCGGGAGTACCCTGGAAGCCAAGCAGCCACCGGACGGCAACTTCAGCTCAGAAGGTGACTCAGAAATagaactagcattagcattagcatcactaGAATGATGAATTAAACATGTGTGGGTCTTTTTTATGGCTTAATAATCATTCCAGCAGCCTAATTAGAGAGAAAACACGGCTCACACCAAACAGGGTGTTTCTAGAATCGTGCTGAAATGTGCTGACTGTGTTACCTTGACACAACTTGGCTGTTATAATCATAAACAGGCTGATAATTTGTTATCCTCACAAAAACATTATTCTATGTGAATAATAAGAAATTCAAGCAGGCTAAGATGCTGACACTACTGTCTAAGGATCCCAAGCTCAATTcctaggtcatgctgcttcagcatcagcagccagagtcagagagagagagagagagaaagagagagagcgctgctGGGTGGGTAGTGGGTGGTATAAGATTGGTAAGAAttggtaatataatataatcttcgCACAAAAACACAAGAGCCTATAGTGTgcctaatatattttatttaatttgtgtcAAGTTAGGATCTGTCCATATAGTAAGTTAAATAAACCAAATTTGATATTCTCACCAAATTCTaggctttaggtttatttattctGTTCACAGTAGTCTTTATATTAGGATAGACAAGTCTAAACAGAGTTTTCCATTGTGGAAGATCAATGTTTCACAAGACTTGCTTGCCCAAATGTAAGCAATGCCATTGGAGCCAACAGTATCAGCCACTACCTTAAAGgtgaactttggtgtaaaatagatttgggttgtagtgaaacatgataacaagtaaaaagttttgttaaaaatagcccacctctgttctcccccaTCATTCCCCAAATACAGAGCTATttaactgatgctcccaacagtctTACAATTCTAATTTAAGCCAGTGCAAGTCCAAGTAACTGACTTGGTAGAAGAACAGagtttaaaattaattatatgGAAATGCATGCAgatttctatatatctatattctATATGTAATGTGAGCAATATCTGACATTTCTTTGAACAGTTCATTTAGTGAAAAATGAAACGGAAAATTGGCACTATCTTGCACCATGCACAAGGTGCATTGcaatactcattgctatcttacaccccaccaaaagtctattttaacACCTACCATCTGtattgtttaaacagcagcagtacttgtgaataaatctacactgatgggcatggtggtttggaaaggaggtgtgtttaggtaaatgtctggtgtattgctatatatgtcttggcaatagaaaacacaggtgctccactgactgaatacaacctagacagacgttaacagtcagacgttcattgctatcttggcaatgcaggagGTGAGGACACACTACAGTGtgaaaacccaacttttacatcaacaataaacagaatataaaataaagtaacattgctgtttctgtaaatgagctgctcgcctacattcacagcgtgaacgagcagcttattttcctctgctgagatgctgataggtttatttaattaatttaatttaatttaattaatttgtcaggaacagcaatggtgttcccgggtcaatttgacacggtgcatgtttaattacctaattaatagtcaaaataataatgatctaaaataataaataatttaaaaaaatcctaacaagcagtgtgaataatTTATCACTAATTTCATTGCTAATTAttcaattaatatttagtgcagtggtgttccacCAAGTAATGCTTCAATCAGGATAAAAAAATCACTCATgtataaactttttttatgtttcaatactttactacttttgaaagaccaacatattagatATAATAGCTTTAcagaacattaaaacataacagtattttttttgttttgttttgtttttgattatTGCAGGaggttatatgttgattacacaaattaaggcaagcaaaagaagttttatactgaaaaaatacttttaactatttttcctagatcttcacacttttaaacagatacatttgacccagaacataacaggagggttaagacagTTAGTTCATGCTTTTGTGCGTTTGAGCTgtgaaaggtgtacttttcctgtggttacgatagcaaagacacaccgacacgccctaaatcaagctccaCAGTGTGCGGTTGactgctcacctatagatcactaaaatagtgcccTCTGTGTTGCTGTATTACCGTTTCCTCTTAATCTCACAGTAATTATTTTGCGAATTTTATGAATTTGGCTCAATAATTTACTAAATATTCACAGACGAGCAGTAAAATCTTCACCTTCAGCTCCACGGATGAAACTGGAGCTCGCAGCATTTCAGCGTTTCAGTCTGACTGAAGGAAAGTAGAGTTAGCACATTTTTGAAAGGTCTGACTGACCACAGAGAGAATGTGATACCCGTGCTGCTTCACCTTCACTCAGCCCGTCAGAGCAGCAGCTTTAAAACCCTGATCCAGCGCAGGCCCAGCGCACCGTGTTTGTTTTTACAGCCCGGCTGCCTGCTGTTCCTCCCTCTGAGCCAGATGAAAGATTGAACTCTAACACACTTAATGACCTGCACGCATGTACGCTCTGCTGGGAAACACTATAATTACATTTTCCTCATAAATAAACTGCCCTTTACAGAAGCTTTCAGCTTTAATCTGAGTATTAAACCCGGCTCTTTCTCATTACTCTGATCTCTCTGATTCTGGAGGTCCGTTCCGGGACTGCCTCCACGTGATGCAGGCCGGCCACGCCACCAGCGGGATGTACCTCCTGAAAGCAGACGGCAGCGAGAGGCCCTTCCAGGCGTGGTGCGAGCATGACCTGGACAACGGAGGCTGGACCATCATCCAGAGGAGGAAGGACGGATCTGTCAACTTCTTCCGAAACTGGGACAGTTACAAGGTAAAgacttatcaaatcaaatcaaatttatttgtatagcgctttttacaactggtattggcacaaagcagctttacagaaacatgattacaggacaaagaatcaggcaaaacattaaacatataaaatacagaatacagaacccccagtgagcgcggaggcaaggaaaaactccctcagagctgcaggaggaggaagaaaccttgggaggaccaagactcacattaaaggggggaccatcctaccactcaaatggcttttaaattaatttaaaaagtcttttatacaacaacataggttttatatattcaggagtataatagcgccactaatggcttggatgtaatcagtagtggagaataagatggatgataagcagctgatctgtggtgggtggtggagaagagctgacttcagaaacttccatcagtctggccggacaggagacgcgagagcctgagggtccaacatccatcggtatcgggtcagacaggtgggcagtcagtaactcggaggaaggcagagagatggaattagttttaactggatttatgtaaaacagggaatataaaacattatcagagtgtggctaatgactccggcagatctaaataaaacagcctaactaaaggcagagagccagaaggtaacatagacacggaggctccctgaaacactggcatccacccactccaccatccctccacaaacctgagtgaccgtgtgcagtgggagaacaacagcaccagcatctcagtttacccacaattccctctgtccatgaacccctggatctgcagccttatctaaagggaaaaaaaaaacattaattaccaaaagctaaactaaacaagtaagttttcagtctagacttaaagattgagactgtgtctgagtcccgaacatattgggggagattattccagagttgaggagctttataagagaaagctcttcctcctgcagagctcctctgaattttaggaacaactaagaaaccagcaccctgagatctaagtaatcgtggtggttcataataggagatgaggtctcgtaaatactcaggagtgagcccatgtagggctttatacgttaacaggagaattttatagtctatgcggtatttgactggaagcagtgcagtgctgacagaactggactaatatggtcaaattttctagttttagtaaggaccctatCTTATCTTATATAGGTAAGACTCATCTGCCTACAACTGTATCAGGAATATGCAGGGAGCAAGTAAAGGGCGTGGAGAGCGGACGCGAAAGTGAGGTAtaagaacaaaataaacaaagaaacgccTGTTTACCTGTTCAGCTGAAATTacctgtattatattataataaaaaaaaaaacattactgagcCTTTCCAAACTGAAATGTTACTAACCTCGCGAGAACTGCCACCCAGGCTGCTGCAAGCGGCAGTTCTCGCGAGATTAGTGCTGACTGCAGGAACAATCCTGGAACAACCAATCAGAGAGATGGATAgatgcaaggagagagagagcattcctgcaaaataaaaacaaaaacaaacaaaacaccatACTATGAtcatacatactcatacataccatgcacattaggggtgggcaatattatatcgtatacaatatattgtgacacagaaatatcgtgatattaaaaatccatatcgtgataatagggctgttctgtcttaaaagtagtctattatttactgtgaagctttaagtgtatttattgtataattgttctagtttgcagtttatatgcatgcactaaatattctgcaatattatttgctgcattatattattatattatttaatactatattattttttttgccacattatgattatactgttatactcttatactatattcctgaaatgaattaattatttttctgttttcctatatcgccaagtatatcgttatcgcaaaaataccctgaaatatcgtgatataattttagagccatatcgcccacccctaatgcacaTATGTATTATATCACACAAACTCCTTTCGACTGCAGAAAataccattgaccacaacataaTAGCATAGCTCTTGTGCCTCTGCtttaagtgttttcacctgtgattcctctgtagccccgccccctcgttacctgttccccTGATGTTTCCTTTTTCCTGTTCACTCCAGTGTATTTATACCCCAGCATTTTCCGTTTCttggttatttgtttgtttatttttgtgtatttcaaATAAATCCTCGCAAATAAATCCGCTCTCAGCATCCTCTCCTCACTCCTGCTGCTAATCCTGAGATTAATGTACAAATGAAAATTAACAACTGCTATGATggtgaaggtaaaaaaaaaaaaagcgattgGTCAGTTGAGTACAAACATGTGATATTGTCAGACCCATGCTGGGAACTGAAGTTCTGACGAAGAGTTTGGTGAAGGTTTGGATAGGAGATTAAATTCCTAAAAATCTGAGTAGGACATTtggtttgattaaaaaaaaaaggtgaacttctttgaatctttgaataatcctataaataaGACTGAAACTTGATGGTCTATTGGATCTGAGATTtagtttttagtatttatttctGGACTGCCATTGACGAGTTCATCAAGTTTTTCCACAGATTAATCAACAGTGAAACTAGAGTTCATTTGACTGATTTGCCAGCAGTCACAAAGTGATGGCTCATTGTTTTTACCTGCATAAATTTCTCCATTGCTGTGCATTTCTACATTCTGTGCCTAAGCGTCTTTAAGtatctttttttctgtcaaaCTATGGGCATAATTTACCAGCTACAGTacaggacaaaagtttggacacaccttctctttttcagtgcgttttctttattttcatgactatttacattgtagattctcactgaagcatcaaaactataaatgaacacgtggagttttatgtacttaacaaatatatatatatatatatattttagtttcttcaaaatagtttattagcacttgttgctcctttgccttcttcactctgtgctccagctcaccccaaaccatctggattgggttcaggtccggtgactgtggaggttcagctcatttttttgttaagtacataaaactccacatgtgttcattcatagttttgatgcttcagtgagaatctacaatgtaaatagatatgaaaataaagaaaacgcactgaatgtccaaacttttggcctgtactgtaagatGTTAAAGGATGTTACCTAAACTTCCACAGTTGATTGAGAGTTCTGCTTGACAGAAAACTGCCGCCCCATATTCCACCATAGCCTGACTCTCAGCACACGTCCCTTCTTAGCTCCCCCACAGGCGGCCCACCAATTGAAAGAGGCCTCTAGAAACCTCAAGTCATTAGTCATAATGCTTGTTGTTAATGGAAAACCTCATTCTGAATCAATAGATTTAGGTTCTCCTGTGTTCTCAGGAAAGAACGCCGGCCACAAATTGAGCTCGCTTGCGCAAAACTGGACGTAAAGCAGAAGCGCCGCGATGCGGAATTCGTTTGCGGTTTGAGAGAGACAGCTCTGGGTACTGAGACATCAGCGTTTTTCACATCGAGCTTCATCCTGGAGCAGGTTCTGAGCAGTTAATCAGAGTGCTttagctccagctcctgctgctgcttgattatacatgatttttttcttttttattctgagTAATTTGAGCTTTAACCCAACGCTATTGTTCACATGCCAATCCAACTGTTCAGCAAGCGATTCAGCGGGCATCAAAAAGAAGCACGGTTAATAAACAGTCAGTAAAGCTCTAGTAAACAGTAATGATCCTCTACTTCCGCTGTGTTTCCCGTTGTGTTTCGGAGCCAGCGTAACACAGCACCTCTCAAAACAATCTCTCCTTCCCTTTCATCCTCTTCCAGAAAGGGTTTGGCAACATAGACGGCGAGCACTGGCTGGGGCTGGAGAACATTTACAGCCTAGGCAAGCAGGGGGACTATAAGCTGCTGGTGGAGATGCAGGACTGGATGGAGAAGAAGGTCTACGCAGCCTACAGCAGCTTCCATCTGGAGCCGGAGAGCGAATCCTACCGCCTGCGCCTGGGAACCTACCAGGGCAACGCTGGAGATTCCTTAACCAGCCACAACGGCAAGCAGTTCACCACGCTAGACCGGGACAAGGACGCCTTCTCAGGTTATCATCCGTCCAGTTCTATATAAAAACACATGGGAATAGCTAATCTATAATGCACCCATTGgtgacacagatatgcaaatgaaCAAAGCTCATTAAAACATCAACTCTTTAGAGCAGATTgttgctgtccaaagaaaaacaagtgtctccatttttgtaaagttttagtttactacataatttgaacacacaaactgtctcttacactgtgtctaAATCtcttttgatgaatggaccaatagaaattctccaaaatgaccaaacaaaaacaaactctttttatattgacttccactgaaagttaagaaggcttcatctctctactgtaaagttgaCTTTTTGGAGGTACTTGTATTTTATTGactccatgcctaatgccaggtgtgggctagccAGGTATAAAACCTACATATTATTAGGCAGTCAGTTCTGGAAGTTGATGTGATGAACCAGAAAAAATGGACACACGAATCTGAGATACTTTGACACTTTAAACCAGGCTCTGATAATTCTAGATGTTCTAGACCACTAGTTGCTCAAATAATCAGCAAGATGATTTGGGGGCTTCCTGGCATGCAAAGGTCATTACTTAAACAAATGTCCCCCAAGTAAGGCCATTCCTCATTTAAaagtgtccttctgctaaaatccactttttctttttgtctatttgtgaaatacagtaggtctctcattgtctgcagtagatagtcaaaaaaaacaacagaaaaacgggttgatcaggaaaagcaccgtgtctacgtcaacccgtgaattagtattcatggccccgcccaccttgccTTGGGACTGCCCACAGTCAGAGCTGAAGGAAGGCAGGGATGCTGTCTCATCAGATAGGGGTTAACACTGCTAGGAAcggcatggcagttcattcctgtgttatttttgcgaataacacatcagtgttatatgctttaaccagtaattcagagctgcggaacaaatggttagaatttgtctatggaggaacaccaccagccaagtacaattaagataggtaCAGTAGGTGTACGTTAAAAATAGTTTTGTTTACACTACTTGAAAGTACAAAAATCCACCCCGAggttttgttgtttttactttttggacctagactactcacctctgtgtgtaagtaactacatgtttacataggatctccggtggatttggcattttacagagactctaagactaggtcagtggctgaactgaacttagcagggcattattacacatgcacagactgttattagtgtaaaaattagTGTCTTTATTTGAAAATGTTTCTAGCTGTTGTCTAGCTCGTCacactgcctcctggtgttgcgatgctgttagccaatcagaagcgatatgttagcatatatgaatattcatgagcaagagccgaaatcctatcgttttctctgcttttccactcctccaccggactaaagcagtgttataccggatcacagAAGAGACACAACTagccatttaaaaataaatgtaaaaacgatgaatgagacctttaatgtcaaaatcaaatgttttcagtctacagcaaaaaaaGGGATACTGTAAGCCTTACTGATCCAATAcctttggaggggactgtatatgTATCAgtgagctctctctctttctctctctttttctgctggTTTGTCTATTCTGAACTCTCTCAGGTAACTGTGCTCACTTCCATAAAGGCGGCTGGTGGTACAACGCTTGTGGACAGACCAATCTGAACGGAGTCTGGTATTCAGGAGGAGTTTATCGCAGCAAGTTTCAGGATGGAATCTTCTGGGCTGATTATGGTGGAGGTTTCTACTCCATGAAGGCTGTGAGAATGATGATCAGGCCCATTGACTGAATTCAGACCAAAGCCCAGAACTGAATGGAGCTACACTGAGTCTGTACAAGGGAGAGCGGCGGGACGGTCCAGCTCTTAGTTCTATGTTTaaatgtacactgcctggccaaaataaaggtcacacactctaatatctCATTGGAacacctttatctttgattgataagcttctgcaatgttacaggattaatttcaatccagtgctgcattcatttttaaataagatcttgcagcagcattgatgatggtagagtctgaccactgcacaaagcagctcttctccatccagcacatcccaaagattctcaatgaggttaagatctggactctgtggtgaactctctctcaatccatgtgtgaaaatgatgatctcatgctccctgaaccctgaactctttcacaattccagctccatgaatcctgatattatgatcttggaatatggccgtgatcatcagggaagaaaaaatccattgattcaggaataatctggtctatattcagtatattcaggtagtcagctgacctcactctttcagcacatactgttgctgaacctagacctgcagaccaactgcagcatcaaccccacattatttacttattaaatccaggtggagacagttttttggtcaggcagtgtagaAAGTAGCTCAATAGCAGGTCTACAGAGCAGGAGACCACTAGATGCTAGCTTCTTCCTCCTCCACTTCAGACCCACACAGAGACTTTTTAATGGGAGGCAGGAGCTTTAAAGATACAAGACAAGCCTAGGGCTAGCCTAGTTTTGCTGGAGCGCCATCAACTGAATGGTATTCACAGGTGTTTATGGTATTTTTCACTTGATATTCATAGGCTGAACCTCAAAAGCAGCTCAAACTGATTGAAAGATAATCAAGTTGTGTGCAGAAAACTTGAAAATGAATCTTCTGAAAAAAATGCTCACTTTTGTAGAATCTAAACTGCTCAGTGCCTTACAGGTGCattataatatcattgaaaactttctttatttcagtaattcagttcaaaatgtgagacTAATATGTGTTATATGTCTTTTAtgaatgattattatggcttacagcaaatgaaagacccaaaaatcagtatcacagaaaatttgaatattatataaagaccaattggtacttttggcagtgtgggcggtgtgccaagtcctgctggaaaatgaaatccacatctccataaaagttgtcagtagcagagggaagaagcatgaagtgctgtaagattttgtgggaaaacaaaactgcactgactttagacttgataataaaacacagtggctctacaccagcagatgacagacatgtctctcctctaaaccatcactgatca is a genomic window containing:
- the angptl1b gene encoding angiopoietin-related protein 1b translates to MGPSCWSLWVLIFTWTWCHSTGLSRRRRATEDAEGDGSPKKCSYTFLVPEQKITGPICASRGPALPDKDRVTRLDVADVRDLLSKQRREMDTLRMVVDVDGNMVSEMKLLRKESRNMNSRVTQLYMQLLHEIIRKRDNSLELAQLEGRILNATAESLRLAARYRELEVRFSALAAVVNNQSVLIGALEERCLQVYGNRRQEPIAPPLVQVVPENIPVHVPRFFNEIQRVPSRSLPRERGSRAGPEPTGSTLEAKQPPDGNFSSEGPFRDCLHVMQAGHATSGMYLLKADGSERPFQAWCEHDLDNGGWTIIQRRKDGSVNFFRNWDSYKKGFGNIDGEHWLGLENIYSLGKQGDYKLLVEMQDWMEKKVYAAYSSFHLEPESESYRLRLGTYQGNAGDSLTSHNGKQFTTLDRDKDAFSGNCAHFHKGGWWYNACGQTNLNGVWYSGGVYRSKFQDGIFWADYGGGFYSMKAVRMMIRPID